A genome region from Paralichthys olivaceus isolate ysfri-2021 chromosome 6, ASM2471397v2, whole genome shotgun sequence includes the following:
- the fmnl3 gene encoding formin-like protein 3 isoform X5 — translation MGNIESVDGQSEMMKHHIMPLKVPMPDPNELEEKFAIVLNSMNLPPDKARLLRQYDNEKKWDLICDQERFQVKNPPHTYIQKLRGYLDPGVTRKKFRRRVQESTKVLRELEISLRTNHIGWVREFLNDENRGLDVLVEYLSFAQCAVIYGSVSNSKTIKNSRLVSQKDDVHVCIMCLRAIMNYQYGFNMVMSHAHAVNEIALSLNNKNSRTKALVLELLAAVCLVRGGHEIILSAFDNFKEVCKEKHRFERLMDHFRSEEGNIDFMVACMQFVNIVVHSVEDMNFRVHLQYEFTKLGLDDYLEKCKHTESDKLSVQIQAYLDNVFDVGGLLEDAETKNAALEKVEELEEHLSHVTEKVLEVENETMMKVADLEKLLLQKDKDLLAIRETYESSNTQVNTLRRMIKEKDAAFQRHFNIERRLLELEQQGTIRLHKKPDGDIAIEPLGVGGGGGTGLGIPLGDIRQLSLGPTAGLTEPGGPDTSLPPASEAPPPPPPPPPPPPPLPSASGLGAPVPPPPPPPAPPLTDASPSVILSLGLSAIRIKKPIKTKFRLPVFNWTALKPNQINGTVFNEIDDERVLEELDLERFEELFKTRAQGPIVDLACTKSKVAQKTVNKVTLLDANRSKNLAITLRKANKSTEEICKAIEKFDLKALPVDFVECLMRFLPTETEIKVLRQYERERRPLDQLAEEDRFMLFFSKIERLTQRMNIITFVGNFADNVNMLTPQLNAIIAASGSVKSSPKLKRVLEIILALGNYMNSSKRGCVYGFKLQSLDLLLDTKSTDRKMTLLHYIALIIKEKYPELANFCNELHFVDKAAAVSLENVLLDVRELGKGMDLIRRECSLHDHSVLKGFVQASDSQLDKLQKDAKTAEEAFNNVVNYFGESAKTTPPSVFFPVFVRFIKAYKDAVLGNEQRKKQEEAMREKLLAQEAKQHEPKVQAQKKRQQQQELIAELRKRQAKDHRPVYEGKDGTIEDIITAEKKINDSISHS, via the exons AATTCTATGAACCTGCCTCCAGACAAAGCCCGGCTCCTCAGACAGTATGACAATGAGAAGAAATGGGACCTGATCTGCGACCAG GAGAGGTTTCAGGTGAAGAATCCGCCTCACACCTACATCCAGAAGCTGCGAGGATACTTAGACCCCGGAGTCACACGCAAG AAGTTCCGCAGGCGGGTGCAGGAATCTACAAAAGTCTTGAGGGAGCTGGAGATATCGCTGCGGACAAACCACATTGG GTGGGTGAGGGAGTTCCTCAATGATGAGAACAGAGGTCTCGACGTCCTGGTGGAGTATCTCTCCTTTGCTCAGTGTGCTGTCAT CTATGGCTCAGTCTCCAACAGCAAAACCATCAAAAACTCCCGCCTCGTGAGCCAAAAGGATGATGTGCACGTGTGCATCATGTGCTTGAGAGCAATCATGAACTACCAG TATGGCTTCAATATGGTCATGTCTCACGCACACGCAGTCAATGAAATTGCTCTCAGCTTGAACAATAAGAACTCACG GACGAAAGCTTTAGTCCTTGAGCTGCTGGCTGCCGTCTGTCTAGTCCGAGGAGGTCATGAGATCATCCTTTCAGCATTTGATAACTTCAAAGAG GTGTGTAAGGAGAAGCATCGCTTTGAGAGACTGATGGACCACTTCCGCAGTGAGGAGGGAAACATCGATTTTATG GTTGCTTGCATGCAGTTCGTCAACATCGTGGTCCACTCGGTTGAGGACATGAACTTCAGGGTCCATCTGCAGTATGAGTTCACCAAGCTGGGACTGGATGATTATCTGGAG AAATGTAAACATACAGAGAGTGACAAGCTGTCGGTGCAGATCCAGGCCTACCTGGATAACGTGTTCGACGTGGGTGGTCTGCTGGAAGATGCAGAGACCAAGAATGCAGCGCTGGAGAAGGTGGAGGAACTGGAGGAGCACCTGTCCCAT gtGACGGAGAAGGTGCTGGAGGTTGAGAATGAAACGATGATGAAAGTAGCTGATTTGGAGAAGCTGCTCCTTCAGAAAGATAAGGACCTGCTAGCAATCCGG GAGACGTACGAGTCGAGCAACACCCAGGTCAACACCCTGAGGAGGATGATCAAGGAGAAGGATGCTGCCTTCCAGAGGCACTTCAACATTGAGAGGCGGCTGCTGGAGCTCGAGCAGCAAGGCACCATCCGTTTGCACAAGAAGCCTGATGGAGACATTGCAATCGAGCCGCTTGGtgtgggtggtggggggggcacTGGCCTCGGGATCCCTCTGGGTGACATCAGGCAGCTGTCTCTGGGGCCGACAGCAGGGCTGACGGAACCTGGAGGGCCCGACACCAGTTTACCCCCAGCCAGTGAAGCTCCCCCACCGCCTCCCCcgcctccaccacctccccctcccctgccCTCAGCCTCAG GCCTAGGTGCACCAGTCCCaccaccgcctcctcctcctgctccacctcTAACAGATGCTTCTCCCTCAGTTATCCTGAGTTTGGGTCTGTCAG CCATCAGAATCAAGAAGCCCATCAAGACTAAGTTCCGCCTGCCTGTGTTTAACTGGACAGCCCTGAAGCCCAATCAGATCAATGGCACGGTCTTCAATGAAATTGATGATGAACGTGTGTTGGAG GAGTTGGATCTGGAGAGGTTTGAGGAGCTCTTTAAAACCAGAGCCCAGGGTCCGATTGTTGATCTCGCCTGCACAAAGAGCAAAGTGGCCCAGAAGACGGTGAACAAAGTCACCCTGCTGGACGCTAATCGCTCCAAGAACTTAGCCATCACACTGCGAAAGGCAAACAAGTCTACAGAGGAGATCTGCAAAGCAATAGAGAA GTTTGACCTCAAGGCCTTACCTGTTGACTTCGTGGAGTGCCTGATGCGCTTCCTGCCCACAGAGACGGAGATCAAGGTGCTGCGTCAGTATGAGCGCGAGCGGCGGCCACTGGACCAGCTGGCAGAGGAGGATCgcttcatgttgtttttcagcAAGATTGAGAGACTCACGCAGAGGATGAATATCATCACCTTTGTCGGGAACTTTGCAGACAATGTCAACATGCTGACGCCGCAGCTCAACGCCATCATCGCTGCTTCGGGATCTGTCAAATCCTCACCCAAGCTGAAGAGGGTGCTTGAG ATCATCTTAGCTTTGGGAAACTACATGAACAGCAGCAAGAGAGGATGTGTTTATGGCTTCAAATTACAAAGTCTCGATCTG TTGCTGGACACTAAgtccacagacagaaaaatgacgTTACTCCACTACATAGCGCTCATCATTAAAGAGAAATACCCTGAACTGGCCAACTTCTGCAACGAACTGCACTTTGTGGATAAAGCTGCAGCGG TATCTCTGGAAAACGTGCTGCTGGATGTGCGAGAGCTGGGGAAAGGCATGGACCTGATCCGCAGAGAGTGCAGTCTCCACGACCATTCAGTCCTGAAAGGCTTCGTCCAGGCCAGTGACTCACAGCTGGACAAGCTGCAGAAGGACGCGAAGACAGCAGAG GAAGCCTTCAACAATGTGGTGAACTACTTCGGAGAGAGTGCCAAGACGACTCCACCCTCGGTGTTTTTCCCTGTGTTTGTGCGCTTCATCAAAGCCTACAAG GATGCAGTGTTGGGAAAcgagcagaggaagaagcaggaggAAGCGATGAGAGAAAAGTTATTGGCTCAGGAGGCTAAACAGCACGAACCTAAG GTCCAGGCCCAGAagaagaggcagcagcagcaggagctgaTCGCAGAGCTGCGCAAGCGGCAAGCCAAGGACCATCGGCCTGTGTATGAGGGCAAGGACGGAACTATTGAGGACATCATCACAG CTGAAAAGAAGATTAATGACAGTATTTCCCACTCCTAA
- the fmnl3 gene encoding formin-like protein 3 isoform X4 encodes MGNIESVDGQSEMMKHHIMPLKVPMPDPNELEEKFAIVLNSMNLPPDKARLLRQYDNEKKWDLICDQERFQVKNPPHTYIQKLRGYLDPGVTRKKFRRRVQESTKVLRELEISLRTNHIGWVREFLNDENRGLDVLVEYLSFAQCAVIYGSVSNSKTIKNSRLVSQKDDVHVCIMCLRAIMNYQYGFNMVMSHAHAVNEIALSLNNKNSRTKALVLELLAAVCLVRGGHEIILSAFDNFKEVCKEKHRFERLMDHFRSEEGNIDFMVACMQFVNIVVHSVEDMNFRVHLQYEFTKLGLDDYLEKCKHTESDKLSVQIQAYLDNVFDVGGLLEDAETKNAALEKVEELEEHLSHVTEKVLEVENETMMKVADLEKLLLQKDKDLLAIRETYESSNTQVNTLRRMIKEKDAAFQRHFNIERRLLELEQQGTIRLHKKPDGDIAIEPLGVGGGGGTGLGIPLGDIRQLSLGPTAGLTEPGGPDTSLPPASEAPPPPPPPPPPPPPLPSASGLGAPVPPPPPPPAPPLTDASPSVILSLGLSAIRIKKPIKTKFRLPVFNWTALKPNQINGTVFNEIDDERVLEELDLERFEELFKTRAQGPIVDLACTKSKVAQKTVNKVTLLDANRSKNLAITLRKANKSTEEICKAIEKFDLKALPVDFVECLMRFLPTETEIKVLRQYERERRPLDQLAEEDRFMLFFSKIERLTQRMNIITFVGNFADNVNMLTPQLNAIIAASGSVKSSPKLKRVLEIILALGNYMNSSKRGCVYGFKLQSLDLLLDTKSTDRKMTLLHYIALIIKEKYPELANFCNELHFVDKAAAVSLENVLLDVRELGKGMDLIRRECSLHDHSVLKGFVQASDSQLDKLQKDAKTAEEAFNNVVNYFGESAKTTPPSVFFPVFVRFIKAYKDAVLGNEQRKKQEEAMREKLLAQEAKQHEPKVQAQKKRQQQQELIAELRKRQAKDHRPVYEGKDGTIEDIITVLKSVPFTARTAKRGSRFFCEANLCDDANC; translated from the exons AATTCTATGAACCTGCCTCCAGACAAAGCCCGGCTCCTCAGACAGTATGACAATGAGAAGAAATGGGACCTGATCTGCGACCAG GAGAGGTTTCAGGTGAAGAATCCGCCTCACACCTACATCCAGAAGCTGCGAGGATACTTAGACCCCGGAGTCACACGCAAG AAGTTCCGCAGGCGGGTGCAGGAATCTACAAAAGTCTTGAGGGAGCTGGAGATATCGCTGCGGACAAACCACATTGG GTGGGTGAGGGAGTTCCTCAATGATGAGAACAGAGGTCTCGACGTCCTGGTGGAGTATCTCTCCTTTGCTCAGTGTGCTGTCAT CTATGGCTCAGTCTCCAACAGCAAAACCATCAAAAACTCCCGCCTCGTGAGCCAAAAGGATGATGTGCACGTGTGCATCATGTGCTTGAGAGCAATCATGAACTACCAG TATGGCTTCAATATGGTCATGTCTCACGCACACGCAGTCAATGAAATTGCTCTCAGCTTGAACAATAAGAACTCACG GACGAAAGCTTTAGTCCTTGAGCTGCTGGCTGCCGTCTGTCTAGTCCGAGGAGGTCATGAGATCATCCTTTCAGCATTTGATAACTTCAAAGAG GTGTGTAAGGAGAAGCATCGCTTTGAGAGACTGATGGACCACTTCCGCAGTGAGGAGGGAAACATCGATTTTATG GTTGCTTGCATGCAGTTCGTCAACATCGTGGTCCACTCGGTTGAGGACATGAACTTCAGGGTCCATCTGCAGTATGAGTTCACCAAGCTGGGACTGGATGATTATCTGGAG AAATGTAAACATACAGAGAGTGACAAGCTGTCGGTGCAGATCCAGGCCTACCTGGATAACGTGTTCGACGTGGGTGGTCTGCTGGAAGATGCAGAGACCAAGAATGCAGCGCTGGAGAAGGTGGAGGAACTGGAGGAGCACCTGTCCCAT gtGACGGAGAAGGTGCTGGAGGTTGAGAATGAAACGATGATGAAAGTAGCTGATTTGGAGAAGCTGCTCCTTCAGAAAGATAAGGACCTGCTAGCAATCCGG GAGACGTACGAGTCGAGCAACACCCAGGTCAACACCCTGAGGAGGATGATCAAGGAGAAGGATGCTGCCTTCCAGAGGCACTTCAACATTGAGAGGCGGCTGCTGGAGCTCGAGCAGCAAGGCACCATCCGTTTGCACAAGAAGCCTGATGGAGACATTGCAATCGAGCCGCTTGGtgtgggtggtggggggggcacTGGCCTCGGGATCCCTCTGGGTGACATCAGGCAGCTGTCTCTGGGGCCGACAGCAGGGCTGACGGAACCTGGAGGGCCCGACACCAGTTTACCCCCAGCCAGTGAAGCTCCCCCACCGCCTCCCCcgcctccaccacctccccctcccctgccCTCAGCCTCAG GCCTAGGTGCACCAGTCCCaccaccgcctcctcctcctgctccacctcTAACAGATGCTTCTCCCTCAGTTATCCTGAGTTTGGGTCTGTCAG CCATCAGAATCAAGAAGCCCATCAAGACTAAGTTCCGCCTGCCTGTGTTTAACTGGACAGCCCTGAAGCCCAATCAGATCAATGGCACGGTCTTCAATGAAATTGATGATGAACGTGTGTTGGAG GAGTTGGATCTGGAGAGGTTTGAGGAGCTCTTTAAAACCAGAGCCCAGGGTCCGATTGTTGATCTCGCCTGCACAAAGAGCAAAGTGGCCCAGAAGACGGTGAACAAAGTCACCCTGCTGGACGCTAATCGCTCCAAGAACTTAGCCATCACACTGCGAAAGGCAAACAAGTCTACAGAGGAGATCTGCAAAGCAATAGAGAA GTTTGACCTCAAGGCCTTACCTGTTGACTTCGTGGAGTGCCTGATGCGCTTCCTGCCCACAGAGACGGAGATCAAGGTGCTGCGTCAGTATGAGCGCGAGCGGCGGCCACTGGACCAGCTGGCAGAGGAGGATCgcttcatgttgtttttcagcAAGATTGAGAGACTCACGCAGAGGATGAATATCATCACCTTTGTCGGGAACTTTGCAGACAATGTCAACATGCTGACGCCGCAGCTCAACGCCATCATCGCTGCTTCGGGATCTGTCAAATCCTCACCCAAGCTGAAGAGGGTGCTTGAG ATCATCTTAGCTTTGGGAAACTACATGAACAGCAGCAAGAGAGGATGTGTTTATGGCTTCAAATTACAAAGTCTCGATCTG TTGCTGGACACTAAgtccacagacagaaaaatgacgTTACTCCACTACATAGCGCTCATCATTAAAGAGAAATACCCTGAACTGGCCAACTTCTGCAACGAACTGCACTTTGTGGATAAAGCTGCAGCGG TATCTCTGGAAAACGTGCTGCTGGATGTGCGAGAGCTGGGGAAAGGCATGGACCTGATCCGCAGAGAGTGCAGTCTCCACGACCATTCAGTCCTGAAAGGCTTCGTCCAGGCCAGTGACTCACAGCTGGACAAGCTGCAGAAGGACGCGAAGACAGCAGAG GAAGCCTTCAACAATGTGGTGAACTACTTCGGAGAGAGTGCCAAGACGACTCCACCCTCGGTGTTTTTCCCTGTGTTTGTGCGCTTCATCAAAGCCTACAAG GATGCAGTGTTGGGAAAcgagcagaggaagaagcaggaggAAGCGATGAGAGAAAAGTTATTGGCTCAGGAGGCTAAACAGCACGAACCTAAG GTCCAGGCCCAGAagaagaggcagcagcagcaggagctgaTCGCAGAGCTGCGCAAGCGGCAAGCCAAGGACCATCGGCCTGTGTATGAGGGCAAGGACGGAACTATTGAGGACATCATCACAG tACTGAAGAGCGTGCCCTTCACAGCCCGCACTGCTAAACGCGGCTCACGGTTCTTCTGTGAAGCCAACCTCTGCGACGACGCCAACTGCTAG